The window GCACCGAGAAGATCAAGGTGCTGGAGGCGACCAAACCGGTCGGGCCGTTCGCCGAGACCACCGCGCGCGGGCAGTACCTGGGCGGCTGGCAGGGCGGGCAGAAGGTGCTCGGGCTGCTGCAGGAGGAGGGTTTCGCGAAGACCTCCACCACGGAAACGTTCGCCGCGATCACGCTGGAGGTGAACACGCGGCGGTGGGCCGGGGTGCCGTTCTACCTGCGCACCGGCAAGCGGTTGGGCCGCCGGGTCACGGAGATCGCGGTCGTGTTCAAGCGCGCGCCGCACCTGCCGTTCGACGAGACGTCCACTGAGGAACTCGGGCAGAACGCGCTGGTGGTGCGGGTGCAGCCGGACGAGGGCATGACCATGCGCTTCGGCTCGAAGGTGCCGGGCAACGCCATGGAGGTCCGGGATGTGTCGATGGACTTCAGCTACGGCCACGCGTTCACCGAGTCGTCGCCGGAGGCCTACGAGCGGCTGATCCTCGACGTGCTGCTCGGGGAGCCGTCGCTGTTCCCGGTGAACCAGGAGGTCGAGCTGTCCTGGGAGATCTTGGAGCCGGTGCTGAAGTACTGGAAGACCGCGGGCAAGCCTGAGGGCTACGCCGCGGGCACGTGGGGACCCGAGTCGGCGGACAAGATGATGTCGCGGACCGGCAGGCACTGGAGGCGACCTTGATCATCGACCTGCCCTCAACGACGACTTCGCAGGTCAACAGCAAGCTGGTGCACCTGCGTGAGCAGGGCGGCGCCAACACCCTGGGCCGGGTGCTGACGCTGGTGATCGTCACCGACGACGGCGAGCGCGTCGAGGACGCCATCGACGCGGCGAACGACGCCAGCCGGGAGCACCCGTGCCGGGTGATCGTGGTGGCCCGCGGCGCGAAGAAAGCCGCGGCGCGGCTGGACGCGCAGATCCGGATCGGTGGCGACGCCGGGGCGAGCGAGGTGATCGTGCTGCGCCTTTACGGCCCGTTGGCCGACGAGGGCGCGAGCTGCGTGATCCCGCTGCTGCTTCCGGACGCGCCCGTGGTGGCGTGGTGGCCGTTCGAGGCGCCCGCGCGGCCCTCAGACGACCCGATCGGCAGGCTCGCGCAGCGGCGGATCACCGACTCGGCGGCCGAGCGGCACCCGATCAAGGCCCTGCAGACCCGCCAGAAGCAGTACGCCGACGGCGACACGGACCTGGCGTGGACCCGGCTGACCTTGTGGCGGGCGGTGCTGGCGGCTTCGCTGGACCTGCCGCCGTACGAGAAGGTCACCGCCGCGTCGGTCAGCGGCGGCGGCGACTCACCGTCGACCGACCTGCTCGCGGCGTGGCTGGCGACGTTCCTGAAGGTGCCGGTCAAGCGGATCAACGCGGGCGACGGGCACGGGATCGTCTCGGTGGCGATGGACCGCCGCTCGGGCACGGTGGAGTTGCAGCGGCCGGACGGCAAGGTCGGCACCCTGACCCAGCCGGGCCAGCCCGCGCGCCGGGTGGCCCTGCAGCGTCGGGAGGTGCGGGACTGCCTGTCGGAGGAACTGCGCAGGCTCGACGCGGACGAGATCTACGAGGCGACGCTCAACGGGCTGACCAAGGTCACCCGCGGCCGGGCGACAGCGGCCCGCAAGCCCGCCCCGGCGCAGACGGCGAACACGCCGAGGCCGTCGGCCAAGGTGGCGGCGAGAACCGCCGCGGCGGACAGCAAAGCCAAGACGACTACGGGAACCTCCACCGCGAAGTCTTCCGCGAAGACCACCGCGGCGGACGGCAAGGCGAAGCCGACAGGCGGCACGGCGAAGTCCTCGCCCAACGGATCACCCGCCTCGGCGAAGCCCCGCTCGTCGGCGGCAGGCTCCGCGGCGAAGAAGGCGGCGCCCAAGCCGAAGGCGGACTCATGAGCCGACCCCAGGTCGTCGTCTACCCGAGCCCGGCTCTGCTGGCGGCGGCAACCGCGGCCCGCCTGATCACCCGGCTCGTCGATGTGCAGGCCGCCACCGGGTCGGCGTCGCTGGTGCTGACCGGCGGCGGCACCGGCATCTCGGTGCTGGAGCAACTGCGCGCCACCCCGGCCCGCGACGCCGTGGACTGGTCCAACGTCGACCTGTACTGGGGCGACGAGCGGTTCCTGCCCTCAGGCCACCCGGACCGCAACGAAACCCAGGCAAGGGCGGCGTTGCTCGACCACGTTCCCGTGTCACCGGACCGAGTCCACGCGATGGCCCCTTCGGACGGCGAGTTCGGCAACGACCCGGAAGCCGCCGCAGCGGCCTACGCCGAGTTGCTGGCGAACGCGGCGGAGCCGGAGGATCACGGGCCGGTGCCGAAGTTCGACATCTGTCTGCTCGGGGTCGGGGAGGAAGGGCACACGCTGTCGGTGTTCCCGGGTTCCCCTGCGGTGTATGAGAAGGAGCGGACGGTGGTGGCGGTGCGCAACTGCCCCAAGCCGCCGCCTACGCGGATCAGCTTGACTCTGGAGGCGGCTCGCCGGTCGACTGAGGTGTGGCTGATGACGACGGGTGAGAACAAGGCTCCCGCTGTGGCGATGGCTTTGTCCGGTGCGGGAGAGGTTCAGCTGCCTGCGGCGGGTGCTCGCGGGACTCACCGGACCTTGTGGCTGCTGGACAAGCCTGCTGCGGCAAAGGTGCCCAACGTGTTCGCTCCGCCGCTGGCCTGACACGGCGGTCGGGGTGGTTCGCCGGCTTCGCGTGTGGGTGCCTGCTTGGGTGGTTCGCCTTGATTTGGGGCCCCTCCAAATGGGGCTGTGCGGGTCAAAGGCGGGGCAAAGGAAAGCCCACCCGCACCGCGAGTTTAGCCCCATTTGCCCCAAATCAAGGCGAACCACCCAACCAGGCCGTTCGGTTCGGCCCCTTGCGGCTGGTGGGTGGTCGCCCTTCGCTTCCCTCGTCGCTACCGCAGGCCGTTGCGGGTGGCGACCTTCACCAGGAGATCCGGGTCGTCGCTGATCAGGCCATCGACTCCGAGGTCGATCACTCGCTGCATCGTCGCCTCATCGTTCACCGTGTACGGCACCACCTTGAGCCCCCGCCGCTGCAATCCAGCGACGTCCGGACCGTGGAAGTACGCCGGGTCCTGTCGCAGGTACCAGTCCGGCGAAGTGACCTTGGTCTGGGCTGAGTCATGCACCTGCCAGTTCGCCGACACCGTCGTCGCGCCTGACTGGCGGACCAGTTTCGCCAGGTCCTGGTGTTTCCACCAGTCCAGGCCGCCGGTCCACGGGCTCTTCACCGAAGGATCGCCGTAAACCGCCTGCAGCGAGCACTCGTCGGCAAGCGCGGCGCACTCGGCCGGCCCGTACTGCCACACCAACGCCACCGTCCGCACCCGCGGGTCCAGCTCCCGAGCCAGCATGATCGTGCGCCAGTCAAAGGACTGCAGGGTGCTCCGGGAAGCGAAACCGGAGCGGCCGATTTCGCCGACCACCTTGCGGGTGAACACGTCATAAGG is drawn from Actinokineospora alba and contains these coding sequences:
- the pgl gene encoding 6-phosphogluconolactonase, with product MSRPQVVVYPSPALLAAATAARLITRLVDVQAATGSASLVLTGGGTGISVLEQLRATPARDAVDWSNVDLYWGDERFLPSGHPDRNETQARAALLDHVPVSPDRVHAMAPSDGEFGNDPEAAAAAYAELLANAAEPEDHGPVPKFDICLLGVGEEGHTLSVFPGSPAVYEKERTVVAVRNCPKPPPTRISLTLEAARRSTEVWLMTTGENKAPAVAMALSGAGEVQLPAAGARGTHRTLWLLDKPAAAKVPNVFAPPLA
- the opcA gene encoding glucose-6-phosphate dehydrogenase assembly protein OpcA translates to MIIDLPSTTTSQVNSKLVHLREQGGANTLGRVLTLVIVTDDGERVEDAIDAANDASREHPCRVIVVARGAKKAAARLDAQIRIGGDAGASEVIVLRLYGPLADEGASCVIPLLLPDAPVVAWWPFEAPARPSDDPIGRLAQRRITDSAAERHPIKALQTRQKQYADGDTDLAWTRLTLWRAVLAASLDLPPYEKVTAASVSGGGDSPSTDLLAAWLATFLKVPVKRINAGDGHGIVSVAMDRRSGTVELQRPDGKVGTLTQPGQPARRVALQRREVRDCLSEELRRLDADEIYEATLNGLTKVTRGRATAARKPAPAQTANTPRPSAKVAARTAAADSKAKTTTGTSTAKSSAKTTAADGKAKPTGGTAKSSPNGSPASAKPRSSAAGSAAKKAAPKPKADS